The sequence ATCGCAGTAAAGTCGGATAAAAGCTTCTAATTTTATGAGATGGTAATCATCTTCTTGCGGATAAATATGCCAAATAAACGGTTTTGCAGCCCATTGCGCCCTTAGAAAGCTGTCTTCACCGCGGACAATGTTAACGTCACAGCTCCATAGTAAGCGATCAAACCCTTGTTGGTCTGTCATCGGCAAAATATGCAGGGTCAAATCCCCAAGCTTAATTTGCTGTCCAGGCATTAACGCGTCTACTGGGCAGGGCAATAGATGCTGCAAACTGTTTAAGCTACGACCTTTGGGGAGCAGCGCATGGATCTTAGCGTCGTTCTTTGCTCTTGCTTGCCAGAGTTCACATAGCGCGGGCAATGAATCGGTTTCATAGCTAAATATGCTAAAGACGCTGTCTTGTGCTTGAATGTCTTTTAAACCAAGACTCTCAAAGAGTTGCAGTTTATTCGCAGGGTCCTGTTGCCATGCATCGCGCTCGGCAAATAGCTCGCGCTCACAGATAAGTCCACCAGTCTTTGGGGTAAACCCAGGAAAGTAGAAATACTTTTTGATGCCGCTTACTTGCATCGACGGTAAACCGTGGCAACCATCAACCCAATCCTCGGCACTTAAATATTCCAAATTTAGCCATAAAGGAACCGCTTGCGGGGCGGTTTTATGGAGCGTAGCCAGTTGCAGCTTCACCTCGTCGGGTAACTCACAGGCAAAGGCTTCAATCAATACCTTACCGGGAAGATATGGAACGGCCAGCGGCGTTGTCCAATGATTGATAATGACGCCGTTAAAACATTGGCTGACGAGTTTTGGATTTAGCGTCGGTAGAATATGCGAAAAACTGTTTAAGTCATCGACCCAAAGGATGATGGGGATGTGATATTCATTCACGAGCTGCTTTGCCAAGCGCCAAGTGACACCGATGTCGCCGTAGTTGTCGACCACTGTACAAAAGATGTCCCAGTGGGACGCGTTGGAGGATGTTGACATGAGATTATCACTTTGGTGGTAACGAGGAGAGCAAACATAAAAAAAGCGGCGTTTAAGCCGCTTTTTCTACAGGAGCTAGCTTAGTCTTCGAGTTCTGCTAAACACATTTCTTCGTAGATTTGCTTAACCCATGCATCAACACGTTCTTCGGTCAATTCAGGTTGACGGTCTTCGTCAATCCCTAAACCGATAAAGTGGTCATCATCCACTAAACCTTTAGACGCTTCGAAGTTGTAACTCGCAGTTGGCCAATGTCCAATGATAATACCACCACGAGCTTGTACGATATCGCCAATCATGCCCATGGCATCAAGGAAATATTCTGCGTAGTCTTCTTGGTCTCCACAACCAAAGATAGCAACCAGTTTGTCTGTAAAATCAATCTGTTCTAACTCAGGGAAAAAGTCATCCCAGTCGCACTGTGCTTCACCGTAATACCAGGTTGGGATCCCGAACAGCAGCAGGTCATATTCTGCGATCTGTTCTTTGGTGCTTTTGGCGATATCTTTCACCTCAACCATTTTCTTACCCAGTTTTTTCTGGATCATCTTGGCGACAGCTTCGGTGTTGCCTGTGTCGCTACCGAAAAAAAGACCTACAGTTGCCATTGTCTATCCTTTATGTCTAGTTCACTTATACGTTAATCTTGCTGCTATTGATTGCTCAGCATTCTATTTTTTGCTGAAGAATTAATTCGATTAACTGGCTTCGGCTGATGTTACTGGCCAACGCCCGCTCATTCAAGGCGTCATATAAATCTTGTGACACCTTTAACTCTATTCGCTTTAATCCTTTGGCTTTATCCCGCTGGATCTGGTTGCGTTTATTGACCTTAAGTTGCTGGCTACGGGACAAAGGATTGCTACGTGGGCGGCCCCGGCGCTTTTCATTGGCAAAAAGGTCAATGGTGGTTCTATCTGTTGCTTCTTTTGCCATGTTCTTATTGTTTAACCGATGCCCGAACCTTCCCAGGACATCTGGATAATACCTTTTGCAATAAACCCGGCGCAGCCGAGAAATAATACTAACCAAACAATAAATCGACCGAATTTCGGTACATTACCTTGTTTTAGCACATCGTGGATGGCCATGCCGATAAAGAAAAAAATCGCGGCAAAAAACAGGTTCAAGCCGAGGGTCTCAATTTGTTCCATATACTGAGATAACATACTTTCTTAGTCCTCTAGAGTGCTCTAAGGCTAAAAGAGGCGCGAATATATCACATCAACAAGGTGTCGGCTATATGATTTAGGTCGAGAATCATTGTCATTTACACCGTGTGTTTGTCAATAAATTCAGACACAATGCGATTGAAGATTGTAGGCTTTTGCGCATGTAGCCAATGGCCACAACCTTCTAATGTTTTTGCTTGTGCCTGCGGGAATTGCCGCAAAATCTCATCACGGTGCGCTGCTGCGACATAGTTTGAATCGCCGCCACGGATAAAAAGGCTCGGACCAGCAAACACTAATTGTGGTTCATTGGGAAGATTGTGCCAACCGATGATATTGGGATAGCCGCTTTTTAAGCCTGTGAGATTCATTTTCCAACGAAAGCCAGTGCCGCTGCGCTGGAGGTTTTTGAGTAAAAATTGTGCTGTCGCATCATCAATGCCAGCGGCTAATAAGTGAGCAAGGGCGAAGCGGCGGTCTGTGTGTCCTTCTAGCGGTAAACTTTCAAGCGCTGCAAAAACTGCATTATGCCGAGGTTGATAGGCGACGGGCGCAATATCGGCCGCAACTAAGCTGATGATTCGATTTGGGTAAGCTAGTGCGGTAGCCATGGCAATTTTTCCGCCCATGGAATGGCCTACGATATGGACACGCTCAAGCTCGAGCTCATCGAGTAAATCCACCATGGCCTTGGCTAAGCTAGGGTAATCCATTTGTTGCCTATGTTCACTTAAGCCGTGATTAGGCACATCAACACGGATGACTTGATGATGGGCTTCGAGCGCTTGGCCTAATCCTTTAAGATTATCTAAATTGCCAAAAAGTCCATGGATAAGGAGGATTGCTTCTCCCTGACCTGTGGATACATAATTCATGGAATTGCCTGTGCTGTGGTGCCTAACGTTGTGCGAATTGTGCCTTGTATGCTTTAAGTTTGACAAGTCTTGCGGCGGTTTCGGATGATATTTGTGCCGAACTTGCTGGCTTTTTCAGCGATTAACATACTTGTGCTAATTTGATGTGCGATTTCACTCATTTTTAGATTAATGATGCTTTATCAGATTGATAGAGATAGATACACTGGGGTAACGATCGAACAGATCCTTTGCGAGGATCGTTTGTGGTGCATTTTTTCGGTTATGCCTATCGAATAACAAAGGATAATAAGGTTATGAAATACATCGAAGTGGATGAAGAGCTCTATCGTCATATTGCCAGCAAAACGGAACGTATTGGTGAGAGCGCCTCTGACATTCTCCGTCGATTACTCGGCCTGTCCGTCGATACGGTTGAACAGGCACAGCCACAGGCTATCAGCCAACCGAGCTTAGAGGCTGCAACGCCTGAACCACAATTTGTGCCACAAGTCGAAACTTTTGTCGCTGCAGCTGATTTTCATCAATTGGTGGATGAACATAAGTTGGAACAGCAAAAAGGTGCGGTGGGGCGATTCTTATTTTTGCTCGAGAGCTTGTATCAACTGAACAAAACGCAGTTTGCACAAATCTTACAGATCCAAGGGCGCGATCGTCTTTACTTTGCGCGCTCCCGTGAGGAGTTACTCAAGGCCAGCGCCACTGCAAATCCGAAGGAAATTGGCCAAACGGGTTTTTGGGTAACGACCAACAACAATACTGCGAAAAAGCGGGCCATTTTAGCCGAGGCTTTGGTGCAATTTGGCTGCGATGCTGAAATCGCCAACGGCATTGCCGAACGCGTATAACGACTTATCGACGCCGCAATGATGCGGCGTTTCCATTTTATTAACCGATTTTCCAGTAGGAGAGGATCAGGTGGCAATACATCAACGGGCAGGGCAAATCGCGAGTCAGATGGATCTGGTGAATATTCCAAAGCTGATGAGCCATTATTACAGCATTAAACCCAATATGGATGCTGCGGAGCAGCGTGTCACATTTGGCAC comes from Shewanella oneidensis MR-1 and encodes:
- the ybfE gene encoding LexA regulated protein, with product MAKEATDRTTIDLFANEKRRGRPRSNPLSRSQQLKVNKRNQIQRDKAKGLKRIELKVSQDLYDALNERALASNISRSQLIELILQQKIEC
- the earP gene encoding elongation factor P maturation arginine rhamnosyltransferase EarP — encoded protein: MSTSSNASHWDIFCTVVDNYGDIGVTWRLAKQLVNEYHIPIILWVDDLNSFSHILPTLNPKLVSQCFNGVIINHWTTPLAVPYLPGKVLIEAFACELPDEVKLQLATLHKTAPQAVPLWLNLEYLSAEDWVDGCHGLPSMQVSGIKKYFYFPGFTPKTGGLICERELFAERDAWQQDPANKLQLFESLGLKDIQAQDSVFSIFSYETDSLPALCELWQARAKNDAKIHALLPKGRSLNSLQHLLPCPVDALMPGQQIKLGDLTLHILPMTDQQGFDRLLWSCDVNIVRGEDSFLRAQWAAKPFIWHIYPQEDDYHLIKLEAFIRLYCDNLAPDIADTWSKLNFAFSQGQQSAVKTHWQNLNPVSLPLLQHAKEWPIDAINAADLATRLVQFVKKS
- the seqA gene encoding replication initiation negative regulator SeqA, which codes for MKYIEVDEELYRHIASKTERIGESASDILRRLLGLSVDTVEQAQPQAISQPSLEAATPEPQFVPQVETFVAAADFHQLVDEHKLEQQKGAVGRFLFLLESLYQLNKTQFAQILQIQGRDRLYFARSREELLKASATANPKEIGQTGFWVTTNNNTAKKRAILAEALVQFGCDAEIANGIAERV
- the fldA gene encoding flavodoxin FldA; amino-acid sequence: MATVGLFFGSDTGNTEAVAKMIQKKLGKKMVEVKDIAKSTKEQIAEYDLLLFGIPTWYYGEAQCDWDDFFPELEQIDFTDKLVAIFGCGDQEDYAEYFLDAMGMIGDIVQARGGIIIGHWPTASYNFEASKGLVDDDHFIGLGIDEDRQPELTEERVDAWVKQIYEEMCLAELED
- a CDS encoding DUF2788 domain-containing protein, with the translated sequence MLSQYMEQIETLGLNLFFAAIFFFIGMAIHDVLKQGNVPKFGRFIVWLVLFLGCAGFIAKGIIQMSWEGSGIG
- a CDS encoding alpha/beta fold hydrolase, with protein sequence MNYVSTGQGEAILLIHGLFGNLDNLKGLGQALEAHHQVIRVDVPNHGLSEHRQQMDYPSLAKAMVDLLDELELERVHIVGHSMGGKIAMATALAYPNRIISLVAADIAPVAYQPRHNAVFAALESLPLEGHTDRRFALAHLLAAGIDDATAQFLLKNLQRSGTGFRWKMNLTGLKSGYPNIIGWHNLPNEPQLVFAGPSLFIRGGDSNYVAAAHRDEILRQFPQAQAKTLEGCGHWLHAQKPTIFNRIVSEFIDKHTV